In Halobacillus amylolyticus, the following proteins share a genomic window:
- the uvrC gene encoding excinuclease ABC subunit UvrC — protein sequence MNTNIKEKLAVLPDQPGCYLMKDKNETIIYVGKSKVLKNRVRSYFTGAHDGKTQRLVREIIDFEYIVTTSDMEALILEMNLIKKYDPKYNVLLKDDKTYPYLKVTAERHPKLIVTRKVKKDKGKYYGPYPNVIAARETKKLLDRLYPLRKCNTMPDRVCLYYHMHQCLGPCEFPVSNETNQEIVQSITSFLSGGHKEIKKDLQQQMYKASEELDFERAKELRDQIEHIESVMEQQKMTLNDEVDRDVFGYSYDKGWMCVQVFFIRQGKLIERDVALFPFFDDPEETFLSYVGRFYLHQNHPYPKQVLVPVGTNSEVLEGAIDTKVVIPMRGRKKELVKLAKKNANLALEEKFALIERDEERTIKAVETLGEHLNIETPHRIEAFDNSNIQGTDPVSAMVVFIDGKPSKKDYRKYKVRDVKGPDDYDTMREVIRRRYTRVLKENLPLPDLIVVDGGKGQMTAAMDVLENELGLDIPLCGLAKDDQHKTSELLYGETPLLVNLDRNSQEFYLVQRIQDEVHRFAISFHRQLRGKGAIQSELDDIPGVGQKRRRLLLRHFKSVKDIKDASIPDLTRLGIPEPVADQILTHLNEEEEPAE from the coding sequence ATGAACACGAACATTAAGGAGAAGCTTGCCGTTTTACCTGATCAGCCTGGGTGCTATCTTATGAAAGATAAGAACGAGACAATTATTTATGTAGGAAAATCGAAGGTATTAAAAAATCGGGTCCGCTCCTATTTTACAGGAGCCCATGATGGGAAAACGCAGCGGCTGGTAAGGGAAATTATTGATTTTGAATACATTGTGACAACTTCGGATATGGAAGCTCTAATTTTAGAAATGAATTTAATAAAAAAATACGATCCAAAATACAATGTGCTTTTAAAAGATGATAAAACGTATCCCTATTTAAAGGTAACAGCTGAAAGACATCCGAAGTTGATCGTGACGAGAAAGGTGAAGAAAGATAAAGGAAAATATTATGGCCCCTACCCGAACGTCATTGCAGCTAGGGAGACGAAGAAACTGCTCGACCGTTTATATCCACTCAGAAAGTGTAATACGATGCCTGATCGTGTATGTCTTTACTACCACATGCATCAATGTTTAGGTCCATGTGAATTTCCTGTATCGAATGAGACCAACCAGGAAATTGTTCAAAGCATTACCTCGTTTCTAAGTGGTGGCCATAAAGAAATAAAGAAAGACTTGCAGCAACAAATGTATAAAGCATCGGAAGAGCTGGATTTTGAACGGGCAAAAGAATTACGCGATCAGATTGAGCATATTGAGTCAGTTATGGAGCAGCAGAAAATGACATTAAATGATGAAGTCGATCGGGACGTATTTGGGTATTCCTATGATAAGGGATGGATGTGTGTTCAGGTTTTTTTCATAAGACAAGGAAAGTTGATTGAGAGAGATGTAGCTTTATTCCCGTTTTTCGATGATCCCGAAGAAACGTTCCTCAGCTATGTAGGGAGATTTTATCTGCACCAAAATCATCCTTATCCAAAGCAGGTCCTTGTTCCGGTTGGGACGAATTCAGAAGTCTTAGAGGGCGCCATTGATACAAAGGTTGTTATCCCGATGCGTGGTCGAAAAAAGGAGCTCGTAAAATTAGCTAAGAAAAATGCGAATCTAGCCCTAGAAGAAAAATTTGCTCTAATCGAAAGGGATGAAGAGCGGACTATAAAAGCGGTGGAAACATTGGGGGAGCATTTAAATATAGAAACACCCCACCGTATTGAAGCCTTTGATAACTCTAATATCCAAGGCACAGATCCTGTATCAGCTATGGTCGTGTTTATTGACGGGAAACCAAGTAAAAAGGACTATCGTAAATACAAGGTTCGTGATGTGAAAGGCCCTGATGATTATGACACGATGAGAGAGGTTATTCGTAGGCGGTATACCCGCGTGCTCAAAGAAAACCTTCCTTTACCGGACCTTATTGTGGTTGATGGAGGAAAAGGGCAGATGACTGCAGCGATGGACGTACTTGAAAATGAATTAGGTCTTGATATTCCATTGTGTGGGCTTGCTAAGGATGATCAGCATAAAACGAGTGAATTACTCTATGGCGAGACACCTTTACTAGTCAACCTGGATCGAAATTCTCAAGAATTTTACCTGGTTCAGCGTATCCAGGATGAAGTTCACCGTTTTGCTATTTCTTTTCACAGACAGCTTCGCGGCAAAGGGGCCATACAATCGGAACTGGATGATATCCCAGGGGTAGGTCAAAAACGCAGAAGGTTGTTGTTGCGTCATTTCAAATCAGTAAAAGATATAAAAGACGCCTCTATTCCGGATTTAACCCGTCTGGGAATTCCAGAACCAGTAGCTGATCAAATTTTAACACACTTAAATGAAGAGGAAGAGCCAGCTGAATAA
- a CDS encoding DUF350 domain-containing protein, with translation MTGFWEHALVETAASYSVVVLCLVVFMAVFELVTTYNNWKEIKKGNMAVAMATGGKIFGIANIFRFSIQENDSLVQTMGWGLFGFLLLVIGYFIFEFLTPSFRIDEEIAEDNRAVGFISFIISVGLSYVIGANII, from the coding sequence ATGACAGGATTTTGGGAGCACGCACTCGTTGAGACAGCTGCAAGTTATAGTGTTGTTGTACTATGCTTGGTCGTATTTATGGCTGTATTCGAATTAGTAACAACGTATAATAACTGGAAAGAAATCAAGAAAGGAAATATGGCTGTCGCAATGGCGACGGGTGGCAAAATATTCGGCATCGCTAATATTTTCCGTTTTTCTATACAAGAAAACGATTCATTGGTCCAAACGATGGGCTGGGGTTTGTTCGGATTTCTGTTGTTGGTTATCGGATATTTTATTTTTGAATTCCTTACCCCGTCATTTAGGATCGACGAAGAAATTGCAGAAGATAACCGTGCGGTAGGTTTCATTTCTTTTATAATTTCTGTTGGATTGTCTTACGTCATCGGAGCAAATATTATTTGA
- a CDS encoding electron transfer flavoprotein subunit alpha/FixB family protein, giving the protein MSKKVVVIGEAREGSLRNVTFEAIAAANIVSDGGEVVGVLCGDGDLSEMGQEMVYYGADRVITVSNEELKTYTSEGYGQAVYAVIEDESPDGIIMGHTSQGKDLTPKLASKLESGLISDATEVVAEGGNIVFTRPIYSGKAFEKKEMTDGLVFATIRPNNIPAPERDDSLAGAVTTKDVEIKSIRTIVKDIIRKSSDGVDLSEAKVIIAGGRGVKSAEGFEPLEELAEVLGGTVGASRGACDAGYCDYSLQIGQTGKVVTPDLYIACGISGAIQHLAGMSNSKVIVAINKDPEANIFNVADYGIVGDLFDVVPKLIEEVKQMKVNA; this is encoded by the coding sequence ATGAGTAAAAAGGTAGTAGTAATCGGAGAAGCACGTGAAGGGTCCCTTAGAAATGTAACCTTTGAGGCCATTGCTGCAGCTAATATTGTCAGTGATGGAGGCGAAGTTGTAGGTGTGCTCTGTGGAGATGGCGATTTAAGTGAAATGGGCCAAGAAATGGTGTACTATGGAGCCGATCGGGTGATCACTGTTTCAAACGAAGAATTGAAAACGTATACATCTGAAGGGTACGGTCAAGCCGTTTACGCGGTTATTGAAGATGAGTCACCTGACGGGATTATTATGGGCCACACGTCGCAAGGGAAGGATTTAACACCGAAACTTGCCAGCAAACTTGAGTCTGGACTGATTTCCGATGCAACAGAAGTTGTGGCGGAGGGCGGAAACATTGTATTTACAAGACCAATTTATTCAGGTAAAGCTTTTGAGAAAAAGGAAATGACGGATGGGCTTGTGTTTGCAACCATTCGTCCAAATAATATTCCGGCACCAGAGAGAGATGATTCTCTTGCAGGTGCAGTCACAACAAAGGATGTTGAAATTAAAAGCATTCGTACCATCGTCAAAGATATCATTCGTAAATCTTCGGATGGTGTGGATCTTTCTGAAGCTAAAGTCATCATTGCTGGTGGACGCGGTGTGAAAAGTGCCGAAGGATTTGAACCTTTAGAAGAACTTGCAGAGGTTTTAGGTGGTACGGTCGGGGCGTCAAGGGGAGCCTGTGATGCTGGATATTGTGACTACTCATTGCAAATTGGTCAAACGGGTAAAGTCGTAACGCCTGATTTGTATATTGCTTGTGGGATTTCAGGAGCGATTCAGCACTTGGCTGGAATGTCCAACTCCAAAGTCATTGTCGCGATTAATAAAGACCCTGAAGCGAACATCTTTAATGTCGCGGATTATGGTATTGTTGGTGACCTTTTTGATGTCGTGCCAAAACTTATTGAAGAAGTTAAACAAATGAAAGTAAATGCATAA
- a CDS encoding AMP-binding protein, whose protein sequence is MESAQRPWHKNYPPEIPVTMQYDKRPLHRFLEESSTLYGEKKALHFMGKEMTFSEVFKETQLFASYLQKLGIEKGDRVSVMLPNCPQSVIAYYGILMAGGIVVQTNPLYMERELDYQLKDSGAKMIVCLDVLYPKVANVKPNTSLEHVIVTGIKDYLPFPKNKLYPFIQRRQYQLLVKPEQSHDTHLWKNILKNSSGQVSPVDIDPVEDLALLQYTGGTTGYPKGVMLSHYNLVANTQMSMAWMYKSQKGQEVVLAILPFFHVYGMTSVMNLSVMMGSKMILMPKFEPEDVLKAIEKQKPSLFPGAPTIYIALLNHPDLKKYDLSSIEACISGSAPLPVEVQENFEKITGGKLVEGYGLTETSPVTHSNFIWGNRVNGSIGVPWPDTDAKIYNMETDEEVELGEIGEIVVKGPQVMRGYWNRKEDTDQVLSTEGWFRTGDMGYMNETGYFYVVDRKKDMILAGGFNIYPREVEEVLYEHEAVQEAVIIGVPDAYRGETVKAFIVKKQNMDVTEEDLNKFCRDNMAAFKVPRIYEFREELPKTAVGKILRRTLVDEEKKKLEETEPLQNS, encoded by the coding sequence ATGGAAAGTGCTCAACGACCGTGGCACAAAAATTACCCGCCTGAAATTCCGGTAACGATGCAATATGATAAACGACCATTGCATCGTTTCCTGGAGGAAAGCAGTACGTTATACGGAGAAAAGAAAGCGCTTCACTTCATGGGGAAAGAGATGACCTTTAGCGAAGTATTTAAAGAAACACAACTCTTTGCGAGCTATTTACAAAAGCTTGGGATTGAAAAAGGTGACCGTGTTTCAGTTATGCTTCCGAACTGCCCACAGTCGGTCATTGCTTATTATGGAATCCTGATGGCGGGCGGTATCGTTGTGCAGACCAATCCATTGTATATGGAACGCGAACTTGACTATCAGCTTAAAGATTCTGGGGCAAAAATGATCGTTTGTTTAGATGTTTTGTATCCAAAAGTGGCTAATGTCAAACCGAATACTTCTTTAGAACATGTCATTGTAACTGGCATTAAAGACTACCTCCCCTTCCCTAAAAACAAACTCTACCCTTTTATTCAAAGACGTCAATATCAACTATTAGTAAAACCAGAGCAATCTCATGATACTCATTTATGGAAGAACATCCTAAAAAATAGCAGTGGGCAAGTATCGCCTGTAGATATTGACCCTGTTGAAGATCTGGCTTTACTGCAATACACTGGTGGGACTACGGGCTACCCGAAGGGAGTCATGCTTAGTCATTATAATTTAGTTGCTAACACACAAATGTCGATGGCCTGGATGTATAAATCTCAAAAAGGCCAGGAAGTTGTTCTGGCTATTTTGCCATTCTTCCACGTTTACGGGATGACATCAGTAATGAATTTATCTGTCATGATGGGCTCAAAAATGATCTTGATGCCTAAGTTTGAACCTGAGGATGTATTAAAAGCAATCGAGAAACAAAAGCCATCCCTATTTCCAGGAGCTCCGACTATTTATATTGCTCTGTTAAATCATCCTGACTTGAAGAAATACGATTTATCTTCTATTGAGGCCTGTATTAGCGGTTCCGCACCTTTGCCTGTTGAAGTACAGGAGAATTTTGAGAAAATTACCGGCGGGAAGCTTGTTGAGGGGTATGGTTTAACAGAAACATCCCCTGTGACACACTCTAACTTTATTTGGGGAAACCGGGTGAATGGAAGTATCGGTGTACCGTGGCCAGATACAGATGCCAAGATTTATAATATGGAGACGGATGAGGAAGTTGAACTTGGCGAAATAGGTGAGATTGTCGTAAAAGGGCCACAAGTTATGAGAGGATATTGGAATCGTAAAGAAGATACAGACCAAGTACTCAGTACTGAGGGCTGGTTCCGTACAGGTGACATGGGTTATATGAATGAAACAGGTTATTTTTACGTAGTTGACCGCAAAAAAGATATGATTTTAGCGGGAGGATTTAATATTTATCCTCGGGAGGTAGAAGAGGTCCTCTATGAGCATGAAGCTGTGCAAGAAGCTGTGATTATCGGTGTCCCGGATGCTTACAGAGGAGAAACAGTGAAGGCATTTATTGTAAAGAAGCAGAACATGGATGTGACTGAAGAGGATTTAAATAAGTTTTGCCGCGACAATATGGCAGCATTCAAAGTGCCGCGGATCTATGAGTTCCGTGAAGAATTGCCAAAGACTGCGGTTGGTAAAATCCTGCGCCGCACACTTGTTGATGAAGAAAAGAAGAAGCTGGAAGAAACTGAGCCTTTGCAAAACTCATAG
- a CDS encoding electron transfer flavoprotein subunit beta/FixA family protein produces the protein MNIYVLLKRTFDTEEKISISNGRIEEDGAEFIINPYDEYAVEEAINLRDEHGGEVTVVTIGEEDSEKQLRTALAMGADKAVLINTEDDLEEGDQYTTVKILEAFFADREVDIILGGNVAIDEASGQVGPRLAERLDIPFVTTITSIKVDGEKVQIERDVEGDVEKVETTLPLLVTCQQGLNEPRYPSLPGIMKAKKKPLEELEIDDLDLDEDDVEPKTKTTTIFLPPEKQAGKVLEGETEDQVKELVSLLKTEAKVL, from the coding sequence ATGAATATTTATGTATTGCTTAAACGTACTTTTGACACAGAGGAAAAGATTTCGATCAGTAATGGCCGCATTGAAGAGGATGGTGCAGAGTTCATCATCAATCCTTATGATGAATATGCGGTAGAGGAAGCTATTAACCTTCGTGATGAGCATGGCGGGGAAGTTACTGTTGTGACAATAGGAGAAGAAGACTCTGAGAAACAACTGCGTACAGCGCTTGCGATGGGAGCAGATAAAGCCGTATTAATTAATACAGAAGATGATCTAGAAGAAGGGGATCAATATACAACCGTTAAAATCCTTGAAGCTTTCTTTGCAGATCGTGAAGTTGATATCATTCTAGGAGGAAACGTAGCGATTGATGAAGCGAGTGGGCAAGTTGGACCTCGCCTAGCTGAACGCTTAGATATTCCTTTTGTTACAACGATTACGAGCATTAAAGTTGATGGAGAAAAGGTTCAGATTGAACGCGATGTAGAAGGAGATGTTGAAAAAGTAGAGACAACCCTACCTTTACTTGTAACATGCCAGCAAGGACTGAACGAACCCCGGTATCCTTCCCTCCCAGGAATCATGAAGGCGAAGAAGAAGCCGCTTGAAGAACTTGAAATTGATGATCTGGACCTAGACGAGGACGATGTTGAACCAAAAACGAAAACAACTACAATCTTCTTACCACCTGAAAAACAGGCAGGTAAAGTATTAGAAGGCGAAACAGAAGACCAAGTAAAGGAACTTGTATCTCTATTAAAAACGGAAGCGAAAGTACTTTAA
- a CDS encoding endonuclease MutS2 → MNQRIFHVLEYKKIIDQLSNQAASTLGKERALALKPSTELDEVIQWQKETDEAAQVIRLKGHVPLGGIFDIKPSLKRTTIGGVLSPVECLDVASTVYGGRQLKRFVEDMEEPEMPILRELVEGIVPLHELERKIRGCIDDHGGVMDGASDKLRTIRSKIRTSESRVRDKMETFTRSKTKMLSDAIVTIRNERYVLPVKQEYRGSIGGIVHDQSASGATLFIEPQVVVDLNNQLQEARVQERQEVERILTELSQEIAEEQHALYFNVGILAHVDFMFARAKLGREMKASMPKMNDQGRVNIKQARHPLIASEEVVPNDIEMGVDFTSIVITGPNTGGKTVTLKLLGLFTLMAQSGLQVPAMDGCELGVFEQVFADIGDEQSIEQSLSTFSSHMTNIVGILKHVNDRTLVLFDELGAGTDPQEGAALAMSILDEVVSRGARVIATTHYPELKAYSYNREGVTNASVEFDIQTLKPTYRLLIGVPGRSNAFEISRRLGLDESIIETAKQQVGVDSQSVENMIASLEESTRNAEQDYETAERTLTASEELYHDLQTQWRQFEDKREQLYKKAEAKAEKAVEKARQEAEEIVHQLRQMKNQAEIKDHEWIEARKALDEAKPELASKKNEDTKPQAGRGTKELKSGDEVKLLTLNQQGVVLEQTNSNEYQVQVGVMKIKAKRKELEFIKAKQPYKEKPMATVKGKGYHVKTELDLRGERYEEALNQLEKYIDDALLANYPSVSIIHGKGTGALRTAVQNYAKNHRQITSYRAGGMNEGGSGVTVLELR, encoded by the coding sequence ATGAATCAACGGATCTTTCATGTTTTAGAATACAAGAAAATTATTGATCAATTAAGTAACCAAGCCGCTTCAACTCTAGGAAAGGAGCGGGCCCTGGCATTAAAACCTTCAACTGAACTTGATGAGGTTATTCAGTGGCAGAAAGAAACAGATGAAGCAGCACAAGTCATTCGGCTCAAAGGTCATGTTCCTCTTGGAGGAATTTTTGACATTAAACCTAGTTTAAAACGGACAACCATTGGCGGTGTGTTAAGTCCAGTTGAATGTTTGGACGTTGCCAGTACTGTTTATGGTGGACGCCAGCTAAAACGTTTTGTCGAGGATATGGAAGAACCAGAAATGCCGATTTTACGGGAACTAGTAGAGGGGATCGTCCCTTTACATGAACTAGAAAGGAAAATAAGAGGCTGTATTGATGACCATGGCGGGGTTATGGATGGAGCTTCTGATAAATTGCGTACGATTCGGTCAAAAATTAGGACATCGGAAAGCCGTGTCCGTGATAAAATGGAAACGTTCACGAGGTCAAAAACCAAAATGTTGTCTGATGCCATTGTGACGATTAGAAATGAACGCTATGTATTGCCGGTAAAACAAGAATACCGTGGTTCGATTGGCGGGATTGTACATGACCAGTCCGCATCAGGGGCGACACTTTTCATTGAGCCGCAAGTGGTTGTTGACTTGAATAACCAGCTCCAGGAAGCACGTGTACAAGAACGACAAGAAGTGGAACGTATTTTAACAGAGTTATCCCAGGAGATTGCCGAAGAGCAACATGCTCTCTATTTTAATGTAGGTATACTTGCCCATGTTGATTTTATGTTTGCGCGAGCGAAACTGGGCAGGGAAATGAAAGCATCCATGCCGAAAATGAACGATCAAGGCCGTGTTAATATCAAGCAGGCCAGACACCCGCTCATCGCCTCAGAAGAGGTTGTGCCAAACGATATAGAAATGGGTGTAGACTTCACATCTATCGTCATAACCGGACCAAACACTGGTGGTAAAACCGTTACGTTGAAGTTACTTGGATTGTTTACTTTAATGGCGCAGTCTGGACTTCAGGTACCAGCTATGGATGGTTGTGAACTGGGAGTTTTCGAACAAGTATTTGCAGATATAGGTGATGAGCAATCGATTGAACAAAGTTTATCTACCTTTTCTTCTCACATGACTAATATTGTGGGTATATTGAAGCATGTAAATGACCGGACCCTCGTTCTATTTGATGAACTCGGTGCAGGTACTGATCCTCAAGAAGGTGCAGCTCTAGCGATGTCCATCCTGGATGAGGTAGTTAGCCGCGGAGCAAGGGTGATTGCAACAACACACTACCCTGAATTAAAGGCGTACAGTTATAATCGTGAAGGAGTTACCAATGCCTCTGTAGAATTTGATATTCAAACATTGAAACCGACCTATCGTCTGCTGATAGGTGTGCCAGGACGCAGTAATGCATTTGAGATTTCCAGAAGACTAGGGTTAGACGAATCCATTATTGAAACAGCTAAGCAGCAAGTAGGTGTGGATTCTCAGAGTGTTGAAAACATGATTGCTTCTTTAGAAGAATCAACGAGAAATGCAGAACAGGATTATGAGACGGCGGAAAGAACATTAACAGCATCGGAAGAGTTATATCATGACTTACAGACTCAGTGGAGACAGTTTGAAGACAAACGGGAACAACTTTACAAAAAAGCTGAGGCTAAAGCAGAAAAGGCTGTTGAGAAAGCACGCCAAGAGGCTGAGGAAATTGTCCATCAACTTCGTCAAATGAAAAACCAAGCAGAGATTAAAGATCATGAATGGATTGAAGCACGTAAAGCATTGGATGAAGCCAAACCGGAATTAGCAAGCAAAAAGAATGAAGATACCAAACCGCAAGCTGGACGAGGAACAAAGGAATTAAAGTCTGGTGATGAAGTTAAACTGCTTACATTAAATCAACAAGGCGTGGTGCTTGAACAAACGAATAGTAATGAGTATCAAGTCCAGGTCGGCGTGATGAAAATTAAAGCAAAACGTAAAGAGCTTGAATTTATCAAGGCAAAGCAACCTTACAAAGAAAAACCTATGGCCACCGTTAAAGGGAAAGGTTACCATGTGAAAACTGAGCTTGACCTTAGAGGGGAAAGGTATGAAGAAGCATTGAATCAGTTGGAAAAGTATATTGATGACGCGCTGCTGGCTAACTATCCGAGCGTTTCGATAATACATGGCAAAGGAACGGGGGCTTTAAGAACAGCCGTCCAAAACTATGCTAAAAACCATCGTCAAATCACCTCCTATCGTGCTGGCGGAATGAATGAAGGGGGGAGTGGGGTCACTGTCCTTGAACTAAGGTAA
- the trxA gene encoding thioredoxin — MAIVKGTDQNFTEETNEGLVIADFWAPWCGPCKMIAPVLEEISEEQGDQVKIVKLDVDENQETASKFGVMSIPTLLLFKDGKVVDQVIGFQPKESLDELITKHS, encoded by the coding sequence ATGGCAATTGTAAAAGGAACAGATCAAAACTTTACAGAAGAAACAAATGAAGGTCTTGTTATTGCAGATTTTTGGGCACCTTGGTGTGGACCATGCAAAATGATTGCACCAGTTCTTGAGGAAATAAGCGAAGAACAAGGCGATCAAGTGAAGATTGTAAAATTAGACGTTGATGAAAACCAAGAGACGGCAAGCAAGTTTGGAGTAATGAGTATTCCAACACTTCTTCTTTTCAAAGATGGAAAAGTTGTAGATCAAGTCATCGGATTCCAACCTAAGGAATCTCTGGACGAATTAATTACAAAACATTCTTAA
- a CDS encoding TetR/AcrR family transcriptional regulator yields MKKNKPKYKQIIDAAVVVIAENGYHSSQVSKIAKKAGVADGTIYLYFKNKEDILISLFQDKMGQLIERIEQETTSRQTAEEKLLTLVQTHFEQLAADHHLAIVTQLELRQSNKELRYKINEVLKGYMVVIDQILDEGIKEKIFRDNLNRKLVRQLIFGMMDEAITNWVMKEQRYNIVDQAKDVHSFIINGLALSRDVKE; encoded by the coding sequence ATGAAGAAAAACAAACCTAAATACAAACAAATTATTGATGCTGCGGTCGTTGTTATTGCTGAAAATGGATATCACTCTTCGCAAGTTTCAAAAATAGCTAAAAAAGCAGGAGTGGCGGATGGGACCATTTACCTTTATTTTAAAAATAAAGAGGATATTTTAATCTCTTTATTTCAGGACAAAATGGGTCAGCTCATAGAAAGAATTGAACAAGAAACAACTTCCAGGCAGACAGCTGAAGAGAAATTGCTCACCTTAGTACAAACGCATTTCGAACAGCTGGCTGCCGATCATCACTTAGCTATTGTTACACAACTTGAGCTTCGTCAATCGAATAAAGAGCTTCGTTACAAGATCAATGAAGTGTTAAAGGGCTACATGGTAGTGATTGATCAAATCTTAGATGAAGGCATCAAAGAGAAGATTTTTCGCGACAACTTAAATCGAAAGCTAGTACGGCAATTAATTTTTGGTATGATGGATGAAGCGATAACTAACTGGGTTATGAAGGAGCAGCGTTATAACATAGTAGATCAGGCGAAAGATGTCCATAGCTTTATTATTAATGGACTGGCCCTTTCGCGAGACGTAAAGGAGTGA
- a CDS encoding YslB family protein, giving the protein MRETAKLSTDNISSLVATGAGFDLLRYYTLPDFLGKDAPYLLYYMGKNIARETTLTTWDELYEFFQYMGWGELTLIKEKKKEIIFQLKGHIIEKRLNQKLFQVDFRLECGFLAQIIQVITSDTYECVEEKHVKDSMVEITAIKG; this is encoded by the coding sequence ATGAGAGAAACAGCTAAGCTATCCACAGACAATATCTCATCACTGGTGGCAACTGGTGCAGGTTTTGATTTACTGCGTTACTATACGTTGCCCGATTTTCTTGGTAAAGATGCCCCCTATCTTTTATATTATATGGGGAAAAATATCGCTCGCGAAACTACCCTTACCACATGGGATGAACTCTATGAATTCTTCCAGTACATGGGATGGGGAGAGCTCACACTTATAAAAGAAAAGAAAAAAGAAATCATCTTTCAATTAAAAGGACACATTATTGAAAAACGGTTAAATCAAAAACTGTTTCAAGTTGATTTTCGATTAGAATGTGGATTTTTAGCACAAATAATCCAGGTAATTACTAGTGATACATATGAATGTGTAGAAGAAAAGCATGTTAAGGATAGTATGGTTGAGATCACTGCAATAAAAGGGTGA
- a CDS encoding enoyl-CoA hydratase, whose protein sequence is MSTVQFQKENHLAQITIQSPPANALSSTLLHDLAEIMDEIEKDSSIKAILIKGEGKFFSAGADIKEFTSFQDASDCEKLSSEGQELFNRIENFHIPVIAAIHGAALGGGLELAMSCHIRYVAEDAKLGLPELNLGIIPGFAGTQRLPRYVGAPKAYEMILTGVPINGKEAVAAGLANKSFPVDELFGAAEALALQIAARSGPAIHQIMKLVPYAHTSQFPEGGKAEARAFGEVFGNDDAKEGIKAFMEKRKPAFKDQ, encoded by the coding sequence ATGTCGACTGTTCAATTCCAAAAAGAAAATCACCTTGCACAAATTACCATTCAAAGCCCGCCGGCAAATGCTCTCTCTAGTACATTACTACATGATCTAGCAGAAATAATGGACGAAATAGAGAAAGATAGCAGCATTAAAGCCATCCTTATTAAAGGCGAGGGGAAATTTTTCTCAGCAGGGGCAGACATTAAAGAATTTACCTCCTTCCAAGATGCTTCAGATTGTGAGAAGCTATCTAGTGAAGGACAAGAACTTTTTAACCGTATTGAGAACTTCCATATCCCAGTAATCGCTGCTATTCATGGTGCTGCCCTCGGTGGAGGACTTGAATTAGCGATGTCCTGCCATATTCGTTATGTAGCAGAAGATGCGAAGTTGGGCCTTCCAGAATTAAACTTAGGAATTATCCCTGGTTTTGCCGGCACCCAGCGTCTTCCTCGTTACGTTGGAGCACCCAAGGCTTACGAAATGATTTTAACAGGTGTACCTATTAACGGTAAGGAAGCAGTTGCTGCAGGGCTTGCTAACAAAAGTTTCCCTGTTGATGAATTGTTCGGGGCAGCTGAGGCGCTTGCTTTACAAATAGCAGCTAGAAGCGGCCCTGCCATTCACCAGATTATGAAGCTAGTTCCTTACGCCCACACAAGTCAATTTCCAGAGGGCGGTAAAGCGGAGGCTCGAGCGTTTGGGGAAGTCTTTGGAAATGATGATGCGAAGGAAGGCATCAAGGCCTTTATGGAAAAAAGAAAACCAGCATTTAAAGATCAATAG